One Terriglobales bacterium DNA window includes the following coding sequences:
- a CDS encoding mechanosensitive ion channel protein MscS yields MNRTLVVVVLIMLMVLVVTLAGSFLTRGVMAYLPFLQAKKGNWTGAYVQRGVVDQRPWQTAATLADLAQSAEEKEFAREAERLADHEVDQAFSQSLRQASLDKPKLSSRALALQQRVAELQKVIKNDQGRIASLSAAAGATPSAAATNASDLEVAKAQLGLDQDELSDSLEDLARETGDQRSKLQQELAMRQAAMKQYNDQALKSDGQTAVASAEQYKTMAQQLSTLHSLSKRKDLIVQAAQLAKADVAALTADRVRLEAEAADASKKTVGESSSDRIERLQQMGTWQNILSVLNDRLDTQQQLVALYGRWGEQVEIQRKIVVHLILGSVALIAAICVLTILVGWALQLALEKMVHDVRQRQTVKTVVNLGTQVVGLLLILLAVFGVPRQMPTILGLVTAGLTVVFQDFILAFCGWFVLMGPNGIRVRDWVEIDGVGGEVVQLGLFRTWLLETGNWTAHGHPTGRRVSFLNGYAIRGKYFNFSTVGQWMWDEIKVSVPPGTGVHALIKKIYEAAVKITEADAKRAEAEWKRVTHEEGSPQFSAMPSVNLRPAGAGIDIVIRYITRAGVRVETRNHLFAMIIDLMQGESKEGGNRASLAFPKGD; encoded by the coding sequence ATGAATCGAACTCTCGTGGTAGTTGTCCTGATTATGCTGATGGTGTTGGTCGTCACTCTGGCTGGCTCGTTTCTGACTCGCGGGGTCATGGCATACCTTCCATTCTTGCAAGCCAAGAAGGGTAACTGGACTGGAGCCTATGTTCAGCGGGGTGTCGTGGATCAGCGGCCCTGGCAGACCGCGGCAACTCTGGCCGACTTGGCACAGTCAGCAGAAGAGAAGGAATTCGCCAGGGAGGCGGAACGTCTCGCGGATCATGAGGTCGACCAGGCGTTCTCACAGTCACTTCGGCAGGCAAGTCTCGACAAGCCAAAACTGAGTAGCCGAGCGTTGGCGCTGCAGCAAAGGGTCGCCGAGCTTCAGAAGGTGATCAAGAACGACCAGGGTCGGATCGCGTCGCTTAGTGCCGCAGCGGGAGCAACGCCATCGGCCGCCGCCACGAATGCCAGCGACCTGGAAGTTGCGAAGGCGCAACTCGGGCTCGATCAAGACGAGCTCAGCGATTCACTCGAAGACCTCGCTCGAGAAACAGGAGATCAGCGCAGCAAGCTTCAACAGGAATTGGCGATGCGCCAGGCCGCCATGAAGCAGTATAACGATCAGGCCTTAAAGAGCGATGGCCAAACCGCCGTCGCCTCCGCGGAACAGTACAAAACGATGGCGCAGCAGCTCTCCACATTGCACTCGCTCAGCAAGAGGAAAGATCTGATTGTGCAAGCCGCGCAGTTGGCTAAGGCTGATGTAGCTGCGCTGACAGCCGATCGGGTACGGCTTGAGGCGGAAGCTGCCGACGCCAGTAAGAAAACCGTCGGAGAATCAAGCTCCGACCGAATCGAACGGCTGCAACAGATGGGCACTTGGCAAAACATCCTCAGCGTCCTGAACGATCGCCTCGACACGCAACAACAACTCGTCGCTCTCTACGGGCGGTGGGGAGAGCAAGTTGAGATCCAGCGCAAGATCGTCGTTCATCTCATCTTAGGGTCAGTGGCTTTGATTGCGGCCATCTGCGTGTTAACGATCCTGGTGGGCTGGGCTCTGCAACTCGCATTAGAAAAAATGGTCCATGATGTTCGCCAGAGACAGACGGTGAAGACAGTTGTGAATCTGGGAACGCAAGTCGTCGGGCTCCTGCTGATCCTCCTGGCAGTCTTTGGGGTACCGCGGCAGATGCCCACCATCTTGGGCCTGGTGACCGCAGGGCTCACCGTGGTCTTCCAGGATTTCATCTTGGCATTCTGCGGTTGGTTTGTGCTGATGGGGCCAAACGGAATTCGGGTCAGGGACTGGGTAGAGATCGATGGTGTAGGCGGCGAGGTAGTGCAACTTGGTCTGTTCCGCACCTGGTTGCTGGAGACGGGAAACTGGACGGCTCACGGCCATCCTACTGGAAGAAGAGTTTCGTTCTTGAACGGATACGCGATCCGCGGCAAGTATTTCAACTTCTCGACTGTGGGACAGTGGATGTGGGATGAGATCAAGGTGAGTGTTCCCCCCGGCACCGGGGTTCATGCCCTGATCAAAAAGATCTATGAAGCTGCAGTGAAGATCACGGAAGCAGACGCGAAAAGGGCGGAAGCAGAATGGAAGAGGGTAACGCACGAGGAAGGTTCACCCCAGTTCAGTGCAATGCCTTCTGTCAATCTTAGGCCGGCGGGAGCGGGGATCGATATCGTGATTCGCTACATCACTCGTGCCGGGGTGAGAGTAGAAACCCGAAATCATCTGTTTGCGATGATTATCGACCTCATGCAGGGCGAGTCGAAAGAGGGCGGAAATCGTGCCTCACTTGCTTTTCCGAAAGGAGATTGA
- a CDS encoding alpha/beta hydrolase codes for MKAERVALNGIEMYYESEGSGEPLLLLHGGTGCQEHWNHAGGDQFAREYMLIKPDARGHGRSSNPGKIITHRQCALDTIALLDHLRIERCRAIGISMGGNILLHVATTQADRIQAMVLVSAVMHFPEQARTIMAKVPTPDRQPLAEWETMRQRHKLGDEQIAALWEWTRGMKDSHEDMNFTPSSLAQVTAQTLIVYGDRDPLYPVEMGVEMYRAIPGSALWVVPNGSHGPVFFDRAAQFAQTALTFLRT; via the coding sequence ATGAAAGCTGAACGCGTTGCCCTTAACGGTATTGAAATGTACTACGAGTCGGAAGGCTCGGGCGAACCGCTCCTGCTTCTCCATGGCGGCACCGGCTGCCAAGAGCACTGGAATCATGCCGGGGGCGATCAGTTTGCGCGCGAATACATGCTAATTAAGCCAGATGCGCGCGGTCACGGGCGTTCGAGCAATCCAGGCAAAATAATTACACATCGACAATGTGCTTTGGACACCATCGCCTTGCTCGACCATCTTCGTATCGAGAGATGCCGTGCAATTGGGATCAGCATGGGCGGGAATATCCTGCTGCATGTTGCGACGACGCAGGCAGATCGAATTCAGGCCATGGTCCTCGTCAGTGCCGTTATGCATTTTCCAGAGCAGGCCAGGACAATCATGGCGAAGGTCCCCACGCCCGATCGGCAACCTCTGGCGGAGTGGGAGACGATGCGCCAACGCCACAAACTCGGGGATGAGCAGATCGCGGCACTATGGGAGTGGACACGCGGAATGAAGGATAGTCACGAAGATATGAATTTCACACCGTCATCTCTGGCACAAGTTACCGCACAGACTCTGATTGTTTACGGAGATCGTGATCCGCTGTACCCCGTTGAAATGGGGGTGGAGATGTACCGCGCCATACCTGGATCCGCGCTTTGGGTAGTGCCAAACGGTAGTCACGGCCCAGTCT